From Carettochelys insculpta isolate YL-2023 chromosome 3, ASM3395843v1, whole genome shotgun sequence, a single genomic window includes:
- the FOXO3 gene encoding forkhead box protein O3 isoform X2, with translation MAEASPPAPLSPLDVELDPEFKPRSRPRSCTWPLQRPESQASPANPSGEAAADAASMIPEEEDDEEEGGSSPMAIGSAVPSSGGEALGSEEAARPLAPLSGIGPEGSSQSPGPAAAGLSGGPAAAPRKCSSRRNAWGNLSYADLITRAIESAPDKRLTLSQIYDWMVRCVPYFKDKGDSNSSAGWKALKLT, from the coding sequence ATGGCAGAGgcgtctccccccgcccccttgtcCCCCCTGGACGTGGAGTTGGATCCCGAATTCAAGCCCCGAAGCCGGCCGCGCTCCTGCACTTGGCCCCTACAGAGGCCTGAGTCGCAGGCGAGCCCGGCCAATCCCTCGGGGGAAGCGGCTGCGGACGCCGCCTCCATGATCCCCGAGGAGGAGGAcgacgaggaggaagggggcagctcGCCCATGGCCATCGGCAGCGCCGTTCCCAGCAGCGGAGGGGAAGCGCTGGGCTCGGAGGAGGCGGCTCGGCCGCTGGCCCCGCTCTCGGGGATCGGGCCGGAGGGCTCAAGCCAGTCCCCCGGGCCAGCGGCCGCGGGGCTGAGCGGGGGGCCGGCGGCGGCGCCGCGGAAATGCTCGTCCCGCCGGAACGCGTGGGGCAACCTGTCCTATGCCGACCTGATCACCCGCGCCATCGAGAGCGCCCCGGACAAGCGGCTCACCCTGTCTCAGATCTACGACTGGATGGTGCGCTGCGTGCCCTATTTCAAGGATAAGGGCGACAGCAACAGCTCGGCCGGCTGGAAG